One stretch of Candidatus Nezhaarchaeales archaeon DNA includes these proteins:
- a CDS encoding Nre family DNA repair protein yields MPKKLIKKILLTGKENYWTVQALEDAKLALDLNFNEDYLKVRAGRTGLCVACKGSKFLCGKRRCPIIIKALSLLKLASKLNGLKLEGTSPPSIFVGRMGYPRVSIGPLTPPIKGDTGLFDTPELWLGKPIDEIVGFRLSLVRGKLNVKVTDAEANGRYLEAIQELAMARSPVDVDLTFTRKPRGLLLLDDDVQPMGPAAPLNSLSVDNPKPDQRIEKVYSDTDLKASDAILKLYENGVPVSRVQRAFSAGLMGIRGKRRFVPTRWSITAVDSLLSLRMMEKIRRYPLINDYAVYESNYLDNRFMVILMPNAWSYECIEAWYPSTLWNPDPNHLAIFGDFENYRGRTTYAAIGGCYYAARLAVTEFLEKERRQASALILREVHPGYLMPVGVWQVRENVRNALKRPPLKFNDLKEALNYISTKLAIPLTTWIKCSSLLRTALYQRRLTEHLI; encoded by the coding sequence TTGCCTAAAAAGTTAATTAAGAAAATACTGCTAACAGGTAAAGAGAACTACTGGACCGTTCAAGCTTTAGAAGACGCGAAGCTAGCTTTAGATTTAAACTTTAACGAGGACTACTTAAAGGTTAGAGCCGGACGAACAGGTTTATGCGTAGCCTGTAAAGGGTCTAAGTTTCTTTGCGGTAAAAGGCGTTGCCCAATAATCATTAAGGCCTTATCACTACTTAAGCTAGCGTCGAAGCTAAACGGGCTTAAGCTTGAAGGTACTTCTCCTCCGAGTATATTCGTAGGACGAATGGGTTATCCCCGCGTTAGCATCGGCCCATTAACCCCGCCCATTAAGGGTGATACAGGCCTCTTCGATACCCCCGAGCTTTGGCTCGGGAAGCCCATAGATGAAATAGTAGGCTTTAGGCTCTCCTTAGTAAGGGGTAAGCTAAACGTTAAAGTAACAGACGCTGAGGCTAACGGTAGGTACCTAGAGGCTATCCAGGAGCTAGCTATGGCTAGGAGCCCCGTGGACGTAGATCTAACCTTCACTAGGAAGCCTAGGGGGCTACTACTACTTGACGACGACGTACAGCCCATGGGGCCAGCGGCTCCACTTAACTCTTTAAGCGTCGATAACCCAAAACCCGATCAAAGAATTGAAAAGGTTTACAGCGATACGGATCTTAAGGCATCGGACGCTATACTTAAACTCTACGAGAACGGCGTACCGGTATCAAGGGTTCAGCGGGCCTTTAGCGCCGGGCTTATGGGGATAAGGGGGAAGAGACGCTTCGTACCTACTAGGTGGAGTATTACCGCGGTGGATAGCCTCCTCTCCCTAAGGATGATGGAGAAGATTAGACGCTATCCGTTAATCAACGACTACGCTGTTTACGAATCCAATTACCTAGATAACCGCTTCATGGTTATCTTAATGCCAAATGCTTGGAGCTACGAGTGCATAGAAGCTTGGTACCCATCCACCCTATGGAACCCGGACCCCAACCACTTAGCTATTTTCGGTGATTTCGAAAACTATAGGGGTAGAACAACCTACGCGGCTATAGGAGGCTGCTACTATGCAGCCCGGTTAGCCGTAACGGAATTCCTAGAGAAGGAACGAAGACAAGCATCGGCGCTTATCCTACGCGAAGTACACCCCGGCTACTTAATGCCGGTAGGCGTATGGCAGGTTAGGGAGAACGTTAGGAACGCCCTTAAACGGCCTCCACTAAAATTTAACGACCTAAAGGAGGCCTTAAACTACATATCAACCAAGCTAGCCATACCGTTAACCACGTGGATTAAGTGTAGTTCACTACTAAGAACCGCCCTCTACCAACGCCGCTTAACCGAGCACCTAATTTAA
- a CDS encoding triphosphoribosyl-dephospho-CoA synthase, protein MYASSGSDGALARKSAAVKYGVASWLIVMRMLRTAEDVMVAAQLAATLEVSGWPKPGNVHRTSSYPDKGFEHFLAGSIALGPAIKLAAVRGVKARLKDDFSRVQLGALIKKACKASLSWQRAGNTHLGVVLLFTPIAVAIGSLLPWEGGVQRLRDNAIRVMRSTTPIDTLRVYEAIRLMKPSGLGRVKGEGFDVFSERSEVLRRGITLFDSMKVAAKWDSVAKELADGFTVTFTVGYPYFMKLYEETYDVNVAVVHTYLKLLSTYPDTFIARNVGLKITEDAEEAVKLGLEEARKVSMKADEVLRLGGLQTAEGRKMLLKLDEELKSLGQDYNPGATADLTASSIFVAVLEGFRP, encoded by the coding sequence ATGTATGCTTCCTCGGGGAGCGATGGAGCCCTTGCTAGGAAGAGCGCCGCGGTTAAATACGGCGTTGCCTCATGGCTTATAGTGATGCGTATGTTAAGGACGGCCGAGGACGTAATGGTTGCTGCTCAATTAGCTGCTACGTTAGAGGTTAGTGGATGGCCTAAGCCTGGAAATGTGCATAGGACTTCGAGCTATCCTGATAAGGGCTTTGAACACTTCTTGGCGGGTTCAATAGCTTTAGGCCCTGCTATTAAGCTTGCAGCGGTTCGAGGCGTGAAAGCTAGGTTAAAGGACGATTTCTCTAGGGTTCAGCTTGGAGCCCTAATTAAGAAGGCCTGTAAAGCCAGCCTTTCTTGGCAGCGGGCTGGTAATACGCATTTAGGGGTAGTTTTACTCTTCACGCCGATAGCCGTAGCTATTGGCTCACTACTTCCTTGGGAAGGCGGGGTTCAACGGTTAAGGGATAACGCCATTAGAGTTATGAGGAGTACTACGCCTATCGATACGCTTCGCGTATATGAAGCCATTAGGCTGATGAAGCCTAGCGGGCTTGGAAGGGTGAAGGGTGAAGGTTTTGACGTATTTAGTGAAAGGAGCGAAGTCTTAAGGCGGGGTATAACCCTCTTCGACTCAATGAAGGTAGCGGCTAAATGGGATAGTGTAGCTAAGGAGTTAGCGGATGGGTTTACGGTTACGTTTACGGTGGGCTACCCTTACTTCATGAAGCTCTACGAGGAGACGTATGACGTAAACGTTGCGGTTGTCCATACGTACCTTAAACTTCTCTCAACGTACCCCGATACGTTCATAGCTAGAAACGTGGGGCTTAAGATCACCGAGGACGCTGAGGAGGCCGTAAAGTTAGGGTTAGAGGAGGCTCGTAAGGTATCGATGAAGGCCGATGAGGTTTTAAGGCTCGGCGGGCTTCAAACGGCGGAAGGTAGGAAGATGCTTCTAAAGCTCGACGAGGAGCTTAAGAGCCTAGGCCAAGACTATAACCCGGGGGCAACGGCCGATTTAACGGCTTCTTCAATCTTCGTAGCCGTATTGGAGGGGTTTAGGCCTTGA
- a CDS encoding radical SAM protein produces MEAKLEAVNVLKYTKSLCPECLRVLEAVIYERNGVVYISKRCPTHGEYEDVYWGDYQLWLRALKFEHVGDGLANPRTKRKEGCPYDCGICNEHKSFTVLAIVDVTNRCNLTCPVCFAHAGAAGYVYEPSTEEVKRILDNFRANEPAKPPGLQFSGGEPTLREDLPELIEYADKIGFHHIEVNTNGIRIAESLEYTKQLVDAGANAIYLQFDGLTDDVYVKTRGLPMLKHKMKAIENCRKLGFDAVVLVPTVIRGVNDHEVADIVKFAARNSDVIRCVNFQPVSLCGRIDRARLKEMRITIPDVIRQVEKGTEGEVAIEDWYPVPFVVPIPRAIGSLKNHRYGAEFTAHPHCGMATYVFVEDGKIVPITRKANVEKFMEVMEGVYKLAKEGHKTRAKMKLLTALRYVKGDLLRKLLWPILKTGTYEALRDLHFKMVMIGMMHFMDLYNFDLERLQRCVIHYGIPDGRIIPFCSMNSVHRQEVEKRFAITWDEFKRRMDEARRRGLKHY; encoded by the coding sequence TTGGAGGCTAAGCTTGAAGCTGTAAACGTTTTAAAGTATACTAAAAGCTTATGCCCTGAATGTCTACGGGTTCTTGAAGCGGTAATTTACGAGCGGAACGGGGTTGTTTACATCTCTAAGCGCTGCCCTACCCATGGAGAGTATGAAGACGTTTACTGGGGTGACTATCAGTTATGGCTACGCGCCCTTAAGTTTGAGCACGTGGGTGATGGGCTTGCTAACCCGCGGACGAAGCGTAAGGAGGGTTGTCCCTACGATTGCGGTATATGTAATGAGCATAAGTCTTTCACGGTGCTAGCCATAGTTGACGTGACGAACCGCTGCAACCTCACATGCCCAGTCTGCTTCGCCCATGCTGGAGCCGCTGGCTACGTTTATGAGCCGAGTACCGAGGAGGTGAAACGTATACTTGATAACTTCCGCGCTAATGAGCCTGCTAAGCCGCCAGGGCTTCAATTCTCGGGCGGTGAACCTACCCTACGTGAAGATCTACCTGAGCTTATCGAATATGCTGATAAGATCGGTTTCCACCATATAGAGGTTAATACTAACGGTATACGTATAGCTGAAAGCCTTGAATATACTAAGCAGCTGGTTGACGCTGGGGCTAACGCGATATACTTACAGTTCGACGGGTTAACCGATGATGTATACGTTAAGACGCGGGGCCTACCAATGTTAAAGCATAAGATGAAGGCGATAGAGAATTGCCGTAAACTCGGTTTTGACGCCGTGGTTTTAGTACCGACCGTAATACGCGGCGTTAACGATCATGAGGTCGCCGACATCGTTAAGTTCGCAGCTAGGAACTCCGATGTAATTCGATGTGTAAACTTTCAACCCGTTAGCTTATGTGGACGTATCGATAGGGCTAGGCTAAAGGAGATGAGGATAACGATACCCGACGTAATTAGACAGGTAGAGAAAGGTACTGAAGGAGAGGTGGCTATTGAGGATTGGTACCCTGTACCCTTCGTAGTGCCGATACCCCGCGCGATAGGTTCCCTTAAAAACCATAGGTATGGAGCTGAGTTTACGGCTCACCCGCACTGCGGAATGGCTACCTACGTCTTCGTGGAGGACGGCAAGATTGTTCCAATAACTAGGAAGGCTAACGTTGAAAAGTTCATGGAGGTAATGGAGGGGGTCTATAAGCTGGCTAAAGAGGGGCATAAAACGAGGGCTAAAATGAAGCTACTAACCGCTTTACGCTACGTTAAAGGCGACCTACTACGGAAGTTATTATGGCCGATACTTAAGACCGGTACGTATGAGGCGCTTCGCGATCTACACTTCAAGATGGTGATGATAGGCATGATGCACTTCATGGACCTATACAACTTCGACCTAGAAAGGCTTCAACGCTGCGTTATTCACTACGGTATACCCGACGGACGTATCATCCCATTCTGCTCAATGAATAGCGTACACCGCCAAGAGGTTGAAAAACGGTTCGCCATTACCTGGGACGAGTTTAAACGGCGCATGGATGAAGCTAGAAGACGCGGCCTTAAACATTACTAG
- a CDS encoding YbaK/EbsC family protein, whose amino-acid sequence MSTLERVRSYVKSAKLDVEILEFNESTRTSQLAAQLLKCPLSQIAKSIVFNGGKPIVVVLPGDRRVNIKKLSEIVGRRVKIADPETVKKTTGYPVGGVPPFPHYEHVLVFMDKSIERFDEVWTAAGTPNTLMKVKVEDLKKASKASVVEVSE is encoded by the coding sequence GTGAGTACCCTTGAAAGGGTTCGTTCATACGTAAAAAGCGCTAAGCTAGACGTGGAGATCCTCGAGTTTAATGAAAGCACGCGTACGTCACAATTGGCAGCCCAGCTTTTAAAGTGTCCGCTTTCCCAAATAGCTAAATCCATAGTCTTTAACGGCGGCAAGCCAATAGTCGTAGTACTCCCCGGGGATAGACGGGTGAACATTAAGAAGTTATCGGAGATCGTTGGTCGTAGGGTTAAGATAGCTGATCCTGAAACCGTTAAAAAAACTACGGGATACCCCGTGGGAGGGGTTCCACCGTTTCCCCACTACGAGCACGTCCTCGTATTTATGGATAAGTCCATTGAGAGGTTTGACGAAGTATGGACGGCTGCCGGTACACCTAACACGCTTATGAAGGTCAAGGTCGAAGACCTAAAGAAGGCGTCGAAGGCCTCGGTGGTTGAGGTTTCAGAATAA
- a CDS encoding ribbon-helix-helix protein, CopG family → MIVSLAIPNELLKEVDQVVKLGEYASRSEIIRASLREFLSRHRWLSGLEGCFLATIMFTYLKGRIDLEKLTDLKHEFDDVIATEMHTHLEKENCLEVLVIKGDASRIKKLKSQLSAIKGIRHVELISIAI, encoded by the coding sequence ATGATAGTTAGCTTAGCTATTCCAAACGAGCTTTTAAAGGAGGTTGACCAAGTAGTAAAGCTTGGAGAATACGCGAGTAGATCGGAGATTATACGCGCCTCCTTAAGGGAGTTTCTATCAAGGCATAGGTGGCTATCAGGCCTTGAAGGATGTTTCTTAGCCACCATAATGTTTACGTACCTTAAAGGGAGGATCGACTTGGAGAAGTTAACCGACCTTAAACACGAGTTTGATGATGTAATAGCTACCGAGATGCATACACACCTAGAGAAGGAAAATTGCCTCGAGGTCCTCGTAATTAAGGGTGATGCCTCACGGATTAAGAAGTTAAAGTCCCAGCTTTCAGCGATAAAAGGTATTAGGCACGTCGAGCTTATCTCGATAGCTATTTAA
- a CDS encoding nucleotidyltransferase domain-containing protein: MVAPIEGWYLETVEKLIFTVKGHLHPYGHLVAYVRYAPHPEGDRERGGVRYKRLYHLDEQENFLLEHYPHYLLYDGVMDELLQAVPIKRIVKLYDPTEKLIELQRSRGLLTPVEQDALSFAELLASRAKVPLESLGVSGSILVGLHKPSSDIDLVVYGVNSSRLVHSALLSMLNEDDEVKKLDVEGFRRLYEFRVKDTRIPFETFISQESRKVIQGRFRGREYFIRFVKLRHELTELYGDSFIKCLGRATIRARVASDENAIFTPCVYQILNVEFLEGVKVPKLTQVCSFRGRFCEQAKVGEEVIASGKVEEVQRKDGEVYHRLVVGATPNDYLISLTPTASI; this comes from the coding sequence GTGGTTGCACCTATTGAAGGCTGGTACTTGGAAACTGTTGAGAAGCTAATCTTCACCGTTAAGGGGCATCTCCACCCCTACGGGCACCTTGTAGCATACGTTAGGTATGCCCCTCATCCTGAAGGTGATCGTGAAAGGGGCGGCGTAAGGTATAAGCGGTTATACCACCTTGATGAGCAGGAAAACTTCCTACTTGAGCATTACCCTCACTACTTGCTTTACGACGGGGTTATGGATGAATTATTACAGGCGGTCCCGATAAAGCGTATAGTGAAGCTTTACGATCCAACCGAGAAGCTTATCGAGCTACAGCGTAGCCGCGGCCTGTTAACACCAGTTGAACAGGATGCGTTAAGCTTCGCTGAGCTTCTAGCGAGTAGGGCTAAAGTACCCCTTGAATCGTTAGGGGTATCCGGCTCGATACTTGTAGGGCTACATAAACCTAGCTCAGATATAGACTTAGTGGTTTACGGCGTTAATAGTAGCCGCCTCGTACATTCAGCTTTACTGAGTATGCTTAACGAGGATGATGAGGTGAAAAAACTCGACGTTGAAGGGTTTAGGAGGCTTTACGAGTTTAGGGTTAAAGATACTAGGATACCCTTCGAAACCTTCATAAGCCAGGAGTCGAGGAAGGTTATCCAAGGTAGGTTCCGTGGAAGGGAGTACTTCATTAGGTTCGTTAAGCTACGCCACGAATTAACGGAGCTTTACGGGGATAGCTTCATTAAATGTTTGGGTAGGGCGACCATAAGGGCTAGGGTGGCTTCCGATGAAAATGCTATTTTTACGCCTTGCGTATACCAAATATTAAACGTGGAGTTCCTGGAAGGGGTTAAGGTGCCTAAACTAACCCAGGTATGCTCGTTTAGGGGGAGGTTTTGCGAGCAGGCTAAAGTCGGCGAGGAGGTAATAGCTAGCGGTAAGGTAGAGGAGGTTCAAAGGAAGGATGGAGAGGTCTACCATAGGCTTGTGGTGGGTGCAACCCCTAACGACTACCTAATTTCATTAACGCCTACTGCCTCCATCTAG
- a CDS encoding N-glycosylase/DNA lyase, with product MRPRLTVNQRRVNAVSEAFKSIGLNAVLKLEEEDPQFKAALRLKEAVDINVCCTLMCLNATISYMLTSTGEEYWNEFVDYVLKRRFKVGSAEEVYALMVSFLQECKGNRLFKPAKFKRLSLMRSSGFVGKVYSGYEGYAYNLEGLRRDLASALMVDASLKTVVFAVKMFYYAFRAATGKRIQVPFSIPIPVDRRISRITVLSGMVGAPQPLSTLIERLVRRREIAQMAWSRVGVCSGIPPLNLDAPLWLLGGVVRDVGQVELGVKALYGLWRGYVDYASVNNLVRELLRKTDG from the coding sequence ATGAGGCCTCGGTTAACGGTTAATCAAAGAAGGGTTAACGCCGTTTCTGAGGCGTTTAAATCCATAGGGCTTAATGCCGTATTGAAGCTTGAGGAGGAGGATCCCCAATTTAAAGCTGCATTAAGGCTTAAGGAGGCCGTGGATATTAACGTTTGCTGTACTTTAATGTGTTTAAACGCGACGATAAGCTACATGTTAACGAGTACTGGCGAGGAGTACTGGAACGAGTTTGTAGACTACGTTTTAAAACGGAGGTTTAAGGTGGGGTCAGCCGAGGAGGTGTACGCGTTAATGGTATCCTTTCTTCAGGAGTGTAAGGGTAATAGGCTCTTTAAACCCGCTAAGTTTAAACGCCTCTCCTTAATGCGTTCATCAGGCTTCGTAGGTAAGGTCTATAGTGGTTATGAGGGGTACGCCTATAACCTTGAGGGGTTGAGGCGCGATCTAGCTTCGGCTTTAATGGTGGATGCCTCATTAAAAACCGTGGTTTTCGCCGTTAAAATGTTTTATTACGCGTTTCGAGCAGCTACAGGTAAAAGGATACAAGTACCGTTTAGCATTCCAATACCCGTCGACCGTCGAATATCCCGGATAACAGTCTTATCGGGTATGGTAGGCGCGCCTCAACCTCTAAGCACATTAATAGAACGACTAGTAAGACGTAGGGAGATAGCACAAATGGCTTGGAGCAGGGTTGGAGTATGCTCAGGGATACCGCCGTTAAACCTTGACGCGCCACTCTGGCTTCTAGGGGGTGTTGTAAGGGACGTAGGGCAGGTTGAACTTGGCGTAAAGGCCTTATACGGGCTTTGGCGTGGCTATGTCGATTACGCCTCCGTTAATAACTTAGTACGTGAACTCCTCCGCAAAACCGATGGTTGA
- a CDS encoding glycosyltransferase: MPLASVIIPARNVEKTVGATLESLLKQNFKDYEVIVVNDHSTDTTKEVCTRYNVKVVDSIGRGVNAARNAGVKEAKGDIIAFIDGDAVAPQDWLSKLVNSLTSSGADIVFGGVKALNSDKLVSRYVESSILGLMPNFRSRKLVYNRQVSTVVAGCNMGFRRRVWEEVGFFDESYLLYYDELDFEAKALSKGFKMLLEPNLVVYHRNVERLVDLLRRAWRQTRALKTFSVKNPDHPIVLIIRMLCLLVSLCLILVMGSIVYYLFYVVNTVFTFDLAMLALLYVGLTFYYLARNGRLVDSLIFPFLDFIVGLTMYFRVLMNYLSKA, encoded by the coding sequence TTGCCCTTAGCCTCGGTAATCATACCCGCGCGGAACGTGGAGAAGACTGTAGGGGCTACGTTGGAGAGTTTATTAAAGCAGAACTTTAAGGATTATGAGGTGATAGTAGTTAACGATCACTCCACCGATACGACTAAGGAGGTATGTACGAGGTATAATGTAAAGGTTGTTGATAGTATTGGAAGGGGCGTTAATGCTGCTAGGAATGCTGGCGTTAAGGAGGCTAAAGGGGATATTATAGCTTTTATAGATGGCGACGCCGTAGCTCCTCAAGACTGGTTGTCAAAGCTGGTTAATAGCTTAACGTCGAGCGGGGCCGACATAGTTTTTGGAGGTGTTAAAGCCTTAAACTCGGATAAGCTAGTATCGAGGTACGTGGAAAGCTCGATACTGGGCTTAATGCCTAATTTTAGAAGTAGAAAGCTGGTTTACAATAGGCAGGTAAGTACCGTTGTAGCCGGATGTAACATGGGTTTTCGACGTAGGGTCTGGGAGGAGGTAGGGTTTTTCGATGAAAGCTACCTACTCTACTATGATGAGTTGGACTTCGAGGCTAAAGCCTTAAGTAAGGGGTTTAAGATGCTTCTAGAGCCTAACCTCGTCGTCTACCATAGGAACGTTGAGAGGCTAGTTGACCTACTGAGGAGGGCGTGGAGGCAGACTAGAGCGTTAAAAACGTTTAGCGTGAAGAACCCTGACCACCCTATAGTCTTGATAATTAGGATGTTATGCCTACTGGTTAGCTTATGCCTTATCCTAGTTATGGGCTCCATAGTCTATTACCTATTTTATGTTGTGAATACCGTGTTTACGTTTGACTTAGCGATGCTAGCCCTACTTTACGTAGGGCTAACGTTTTACTATTTAGCTAGAAATGGGAGGCTGGTGGATAGCTTAATCTTCCCGTTTCTGGATTTTATCGTCGGCTTAACTATGTACTTCAGGGTCTTAATGAATTATCTAAGTAAAGCTTAA